From a region of the Vibrio ostreae genome:
- the garD gene encoding galactarate dehydratase, producing the protein MKNVLPRYIKVHPEDNVAIVVNDGGLPQGTLFNNDFALQEDIPEGHKVALAPFAPGEPIVRYGEVIGFANASIPKGGWINEFLVDIPEAPPLDDIPLATKVPEPLPPLSDYTFKGYRNPDGSVGTKNLLGITTSVHCVAGVVDYVVNLIKQDLLPKYPNVDGVVALNHLYGCGVAINAPASVVPIRTIHNLALNPNFGGEVMVVGLGCEKLQPERLLQGTDDVETINVAPESIISLQSENHIGFQSMVRSILATAEMHLKKLNQRQREECPVSALVVGMQCGGSDAFSGVTANPAVGYASDLLVRCGATVMFSEVTEVRDAVYLLGPRCIDEQVGRRLMEEMAWYDHYLSLGKTDRRENPSPGNKKGGLANVVEKALGSIAKSGSSAIVEVLSPGQRPTRKGLIFAATPASDFVCGTQQVSSGITVQVFTTGRGTPYGLEAVPVIKVATRSSLARRWHDLMDINAGTVATGESSLEEMGWEIFNHILAVASGDKQTYSDQWGLHNALAVFNPAPVT; encoded by the coding sequence ATGAAAAATGTGCTGCCTCGCTATATCAAAGTTCATCCGGAAGACAATGTCGCTATTGTGGTCAACGATGGTGGGTTGCCGCAGGGAACCTTATTTAATAACGATTTTGCCTTACAGGAAGACATTCCCGAGGGCCATAAAGTGGCCCTGGCGCCATTCGCTCCCGGCGAGCCCATCGTGCGCTATGGTGAAGTGATTGGCTTTGCTAACGCTTCAATCCCCAAGGGTGGATGGATCAACGAATTTTTAGTCGACATTCCGGAAGCCCCGCCGCTGGATGACATTCCTCTCGCCACAAAAGTCCCCGAACCATTGCCTCCTTTGTCAGATTACACCTTCAAAGGCTATCGCAATCCGGACGGCAGTGTCGGCACGAAAAATCTGCTCGGTATTACCACCAGCGTTCACTGTGTTGCCGGTGTGGTTGATTACGTGGTGAACCTGATTAAACAGGATCTGCTGCCTAAGTATCCGAATGTGGATGGCGTAGTAGCACTCAATCATTTGTACGGTTGTGGTGTGGCGATCAATGCTCCTGCATCTGTGGTGCCGATCCGCACCATACATAATCTGGCTCTGAACCCTAATTTTGGCGGCGAGGTCATGGTGGTTGGCCTCGGTTGTGAAAAGTTACAGCCGGAAAGGCTGCTGCAGGGAACGGATGATGTCGAGACGATTAACGTCGCACCCGAAAGTATTATCTCCTTGCAAAGTGAAAACCATATTGGTTTTCAATCCATGGTGCGCAGCATTCTGGCAACCGCTGAAATGCATCTGAAAAAACTCAATCAGCGCCAGCGTGAAGAGTGTCCGGTATCTGCGCTGGTGGTGGGCATGCAGTGTGGCGGCAGTGATGCGTTTTCAGGTGTCACGGCGAACCCTGCCGTGGGTTATGCGTCCGATCTGCTGGTCCGCTGTGGCGCCACCGTGATGTTTTCGGAAGTCACTGAAGTGCGTGATGCGGTTTATCTGCTGGGGCCCCGTTGTATTGATGAGCAGGTTGGCCGGCGCCTGATGGAAGAGATGGCCTGGTACGATCATTATCTTAGCCTCGGAAAAACCGATCGCAGAGAAAACCCTTCTCCGGGTAACAAAAAAGGCGGACTGGCCAACGTGGTTGAGAAAGCGCTTGGGTCCATTGCCAAGTCAGGCAGCAGCGCGATTGTTGAAGTTCTTTCTCCGGGGCAGCGTCCGACCCGAAAAGGTTTAATTTTTGCGGCCACGCCTGCCAGCGATTTTGTCTGCGGCACTCAGCAAGTCTCATCGGGGATCACGGTACAGGTGTTTACCACCGGCCGTGGGACACCTTACGGACTGGAAGCAGTGCCTGTCATCAAGGTGGCGACACGTTCCTCGTTGGCGCGCCGCTGGCATGATCTGATGGATATCAATGCTGGTACGGTGGCGACCGGAGAAAGCTCACTCGAAGAGATGGGCTGGGAAATTTTTAACCACATTCTGGCCGTGGCGAGCGGTGATAAGCAAACGTATTCCGACCAGTGGGGCTTGCATAACGCACTGGCTGTGTTTAATCCGGCTCCGGTAACCTGA
- a CDS encoding DUF3015 domain-containing protein gives MKKLFAVATLLSTLPFAQAVMADDDIGCGLGTMIFDGKSGKVVKVLGATTNGTSGNQTFGITFGTLGCDGTGTIDSRQKLAMFIDGNMDNLARDMAKGQGETLATLSEVWGIPNEDKATFNTMAKQNFAVVYRSENVTSNEVLNNLNTLMSNDSKLSGYAM, from the coding sequence ATGAAAAAGTTATTCGCAGTGGCTACGTTACTCTCTACCTTGCCGTTTGCTCAGGCGGTTATGGCTGATGATGATATTGGCTGTGGTTTGGGTACCATGATTTTTGACGGTAAATCCGGAAAAGTGGTCAAAGTGCTCGGCGCGACAACCAACGGTACATCAGGCAACCAAACCTTTGGTATCACATTCGGAACTCTGGGCTGTGATGGTACCGGCACGATTGATTCACGTCAGAAGCTGGCGATGTTTATTGACGGTAACATGGACAATCTGGCACGTGATATGGCCAAAGGTCAGGGTGAAACACTGGCAACCTTGTCTGAAGTCTGGGGCATCCCGAATGAAGATAAAGCAACCTTCAACACCATGGCGAAACAAAATTTTGCCGTGGTTTATCGTTCTGAAAACGTCACCTCTAATGAGGTACTGAATAACCTCAACACATTGATGTCGAACGATTCTAAGCTGTCTGGCTACGCAATGTAA
- a CDS encoding gamma-glutamyl-gamma-aminobutyrate hydrolase family protein, with protein sequence MDKKPRIGVTGNHRSWSPSWWCTKLALALAGAQAERISVKHHWSGQPLDGLIVGGGDDIDPEHYGGQASEKDEFDPERDTLEIRWIKWALERNTPLLGICRGSQLINVVLGGNLYSDISVLRKRTYNRPGLLPTKQVFVDTDSHLFALCGKSKLRVNSLHHQAIKDVGNGLRVVGRDLDQFTQAIESNQEKPIYGVQWHPEYLFYLPSQFKLFRWLVRSG encoded by the coding sequence GTGGATAAAAAGCCGAGAATTGGAGTAACCGGTAACCATCGCAGTTGGTCACCCTCCTGGTGGTGCACGAAGCTGGCGCTGGCACTTGCCGGCGCTCAAGCAGAAAGGATTAGCGTTAAACATCATTGGTCCGGTCAGCCACTGGATGGTCTGATCGTGGGCGGGGGCGATGATATCGATCCCGAGCACTATGGAGGCCAAGCCAGTGAAAAAGATGAGTTTGACCCCGAGCGGGACACATTAGAGATACGTTGGATCAAGTGGGCATTAGAACGCAATACTCCCTTATTAGGGATATGTCGCGGCTCGCAACTAATCAATGTCGTTCTCGGCGGCAACTTATATTCCGATATTTCCGTATTGCGCAAACGAACCTATAACCGCCCGGGCCTGCTGCCAACCAAGCAAGTCTTTGTCGATACAGACTCACATTTGTTTGCCTTGTGTGGCAAATCGAAATTACGGGTCAACAGCCTGCATCATCAGGCGATCAAGGATGTCGGTAATGGCCTGCGCGTCGTCGGTCGAGATCTTGACCAATTCACTCAGGCAATTGAAAGTAATCAAGAAAAGCCTATCTACGGCGTGCAGTGGCACCCTGAATATCTGTTTTATCTTCCCAGCCAATTTAAGCTGTTTCGCTGGCTGGTGCGCTCAGGCTGA
- a CDS encoding dicarboxylate/amino acid:cation symporter — MDNQVQSSRQGFWSGMALWKKILIGMVAGIIVGALMGPSAALLKPIGTLFINAIKMLIVPLVFCSLIVGITSMKDTRKMGRIGVKAVVLYLGTTAVAIAIGLGLSALLEPGAGLNMVAKDLDDAGKSAPPLVQTLLAMIPQNPVNALAAGNILQIIVFAVGLGVSLVLVGEKGEPAVKLFESLAEAMYKLTELVMKLAPYGIFGLMAWVAGTYGLDVLLPLIKVIGAVYLGALIHVLVFYSGVLSVLGRLNPIKYLRAITNPAAVAFTTSSSSGTLPATIKATRQDMGVSEGVSSFVLPLGATINMDGTALYQGVCALFIAQAFGIDLQTSDYLTIILTATLASVGTAGVPGAGLIMLSLVLSTVGLPVEGLAIVAGIDRILDMARTTINVCGDMMVAVLVAKSERELDENVYNS, encoded by the coding sequence ATGGACAATCAAGTACAGTCATCCCGTCAGGGTTTTTGGTCAGGCATGGCGCTGTGGAAAAAAATCCTGATTGGTATGGTGGCCGGTATTATCGTTGGTGCGCTGATGGGCCCGAGTGCTGCATTGCTTAAGCCAATCGGTACTCTCTTTATTAACGCGATTAAAATGTTGATCGTGCCTTTGGTGTTCTGTTCTCTGATCGTTGGTATTACATCGATGAAAGACACCCGCAAGATGGGGCGTATTGGCGTCAAAGCCGTGGTGTTGTATTTGGGAACGACCGCCGTTGCGATTGCCATTGGTCTTGGCCTTTCTGCTCTGCTTGAACCTGGCGCCGGACTGAACATGGTTGCGAAAGATCTTGATGATGCTGGTAAGAGTGCGCCCCCGCTGGTGCAGACGCTGCTGGCGATGATCCCGCAAAACCCGGTCAATGCTCTGGCGGCGGGTAACATTCTGCAAATCATCGTTTTTGCGGTTGGTCTTGGTGTTTCCCTGGTGTTGGTGGGTGAAAAAGGTGAACCGGCAGTGAAACTGTTTGAGAGCCTGGCGGAAGCCATGTACAAGCTGACTGAACTGGTGATGAAACTGGCTCCGTACGGCATCTTTGGTCTGATGGCCTGGGTTGCCGGTACTTATGGTCTGGACGTCCTTCTGCCACTGATCAAAGTGATTGGTGCAGTGTACCTGGGTGCGCTGATCCATGTGTTGGTGTTCTATTCCGGCGTGCTGAGCGTGCTGGGTCGACTGAACCCAATCAAATATCTGCGTGCGATTACTAACCCTGCAGCGGTTGCGTTTACCACATCGAGCAGTTCAGGTACCTTGCCTGCGACAATTAAAGCGACTCGCCAGGACATGGGTGTGTCTGAAGGTGTGTCGAGTTTTGTTCTGCCGCTGGGGGCAACCATTAACATGGATGGTACGGCACTCTACCAAGGTGTGTGCGCGCTGTTCATCGCGCAGGCATTTGGTATCGATCTGCAAACCTCAGACTACCTGACCATTATTCTGACCGCGACACTGGCATCGGTTGGTACTGCGGGTGTACCGGGTGCGGGTCTTATCATGTTGTCTCTGGTACTGAGCACGGTTGGCCTGCCTGTAGAGGGCCTGGCGATTGTGGCCGGTATTGACCGTATTCTGGATATGGCGCGTACTACGATTAACGTTTGTGGTGACATGATGGTGGCCGTTCTGGTTGCGAAAAGCGAACGCGAACTGGACGAGAATGTCTATAACAGTTAA
- a CDS encoding 2-hydroxyacid dehydrogenase, translated as MKPNVVLYKSIPDPELNKLHRHFNLTCFDGVNAQNREQFHHALTHAEGIIGSGVNMPAPLLDTATNLKAAATISVGTDHFDLDYLTQRGIPLIHTPGVLNETVADTVILLALGAARRAVELSNMVLDGRWTQNIGQQHFGVDLYGKTMGIIGMGRIGCAVAKRAHHGFGMSICYHNRSANPEAEQDFAAQRLELDELLQVSDFIVVLVPLSEQTTKLIGEAQFARMKPSAVFVNAARGKVVDEQAMITALKNNMIRAAGLDVFEVEPLPANSELTKLDNVFLLPHIGSATSETRLAMVECAVDGFIAAMNGDYSQACANQKALGGLSRDLIARQDLLTSRHCSFSEKSPGNLDYLSHQGGEFGVILYSEHIDTLSCVNWVLLIVSA; from the coding sequence ATGAAACCCAATGTTGTACTGTATAAATCCATTCCGGATCCGGAACTCAATAAATTACATCGTCACTTTAATCTAACCTGCTTCGATGGCGTGAATGCGCAGAACCGTGAACAATTTCATCATGCTCTCACCCATGCCGAAGGCATTATTGGTTCGGGGGTCAATATGCCGGCACCGTTGCTCGATACCGCCACCAATCTCAAAGCCGCAGCAACCATTTCCGTCGGTACGGATCATTTTGATCTTGATTACCTTACTCAGCGCGGTATCCCGCTGATTCATACACCTGGCGTATTAAACGAAACGGTCGCCGATACAGTGATTCTGTTGGCATTGGGCGCCGCCCGCCGCGCAGTTGAACTGTCTAATATGGTTCTGGATGGACGCTGGACACAAAACATCGGACAGCAACATTTTGGGGTTGATCTGTACGGCAAGACCATGGGCATCATCGGTATGGGCCGTATTGGCTGCGCAGTCGCAAAACGTGCCCATCATGGCTTTGGTATGTCGATTTGCTATCACAATCGCTCGGCTAACCCGGAAGCAGAACAGGATTTCGCGGCTCAGCGTCTGGAACTGGATGAGTTACTGCAAGTCTCAGACTTCATCGTTGTGCTGGTGCCTCTCAGTGAGCAAACCACCAAATTGATTGGCGAGGCGCAGTTTGCCCGGATGAAACCCAGTGCTGTCTTTGTCAACGCGGCACGCGGTAAGGTTGTCGATGAACAAGCCATGATCACGGCTCTGAAAAACAACATGATTCGGGCTGCCGGGCTGGACGTGTTTGAAGTCGAACCTCTACCCGCCAACTCTGAGCTCACCAAACTCGACAACGTATTTCTGCTGCCGCATATCGGTTCAGCGACCAGTGAAACACGCCTTGCAATGGTGGAGTGTGCGGTCGACGGGTTTATCGCTGCGATGAACGGCGACTACTCGCAAGCGTGCGCCAACCAAAAAGCGCTTGGCGGCCTTAGCAGAGATCTGATCGCTCGTCAGGATCTGCTCACAAGCCGCCACTGTTCTTTCTCTGAAAAAAGCCCGGGCAATCTTGATTATCTCAGCCATCAGGGTGGCGAATTTGGTGTGATCCTATACAGTGAACATATTGATACTTTATCCTGCGTTAACTGGGTATTGCTCATAGTTAGCGCATGA
- a CDS encoding Lnb N-terminal periplasmic domain-containing protein — MDPEKLTLVFPTAFMNNPSSMFGHTLLRVDAKNQNQNNALVAYAINFAAEPDSADNPALYALKGLVGAYPSRFTVMPYYKKVREYNDIESRDIWEYPLNFTAEEVDRILLHLWEMEQAEFDYYFLDENCSYQLLALLQLANQNLDLVSQFPVTAIPSDTVKVLVEAGLTQPPHYRAAFGTRLNHESDLVSERIYLATRRLKEQGIYPSKAEFTESERAAILEFAYEWLNFELYDDGLERDITAKQLTQILIKRSQINRESPFPSVVRPETSPEQGHGSARVGVARNLYQQQTHSTSVEWRPAYHDMYDALDGFIPGAQINFLDTKLSLDDSGTSRLDHLNIIDVLALAPSNRVFDSLAWGLKIGFDRPDANTDSRWFVEGGAGKAWGQADGLHFYTLLKGELSQGRLTGYDVIAGAGLQSGLFYSINNRQRLGLNAAWIALAGDEVDDHFSVNATWNWSVRPNFAFRASLNYQQWHQEEVSSRLSAYYYY; from the coding sequence ATGGATCCGGAAAAACTGACCCTGGTGTTTCCAACTGCCTTTATGAATAATCCTTCGTCCATGTTTGGCCATACCCTGCTACGGGTCGATGCCAAGAATCAGAACCAGAACAATGCACTGGTCGCTTATGCGATCAACTTTGCCGCAGAACCGGACAGCGCAGATAATCCGGCCCTTTATGCACTCAAAGGATTGGTTGGCGCATATCCAAGCCGCTTTACCGTCATGCCGTACTACAAAAAAGTGCGTGAATATAACGATATCGAGTCGCGGGATATCTGGGAATACCCGCTCAATTTCACCGCTGAAGAAGTGGATAGAATTTTGCTTCATCTGTGGGAAATGGAACAAGCCGAGTTCGACTACTACTTCCTGGACGAAAACTGCTCTTATCAATTATTGGCTCTGCTGCAACTGGCCAATCAGAATCTCGATTTAGTCAGTCAGTTTCCGGTCACCGCCATTCCTTCCGATACGGTGAAAGTTCTGGTTGAAGCCGGATTAACTCAGCCTCCGCACTATCGGGCTGCGTTTGGTACCCGGCTGAATCATGAATCGGATCTGGTCAGCGAGCGTATTTACCTCGCCACGCGGCGCCTGAAAGAGCAAGGTATTTACCCTTCCAAAGCCGAGTTTACTGAGTCAGAGCGGGCGGCAATTCTCGAATTCGCATATGAATGGCTTAATTTTGAACTTTACGATGACGGCCTTGAACGCGATATAACCGCCAAACAACTGACCCAAATCTTGATCAAGCGCAGTCAGATCAACCGAGAATCCCCTTTTCCCTCGGTGGTGCGGCCGGAAACGTCACCGGAACAGGGACACGGGTCAGCTCGTGTCGGCGTCGCGCGTAATCTGTATCAGCAGCAAACCCACTCAACATCTGTCGAGTGGCGTCCGGCTTACCACGACATGTACGATGCGCTGGATGGCTTTATTCCCGGCGCGCAAATTAACTTCCTCGACACTAAACTGAGTCTCGACGACAGCGGCACCAGCCGGCTCGATCATCTCAATATCATCGACGTACTGGCCTTGGCGCCCAGCAACCGAGTATTTGACAGCCTGGCATGGGGATTAAAAATCGGCTTCGACCGACCCGATGCCAATACCGACAGCCGCTGGTTTGTCGAAGGCGGAGCAGGCAAAGCCTGGGGACAGGCTGATGGATTACATTTCTATACCCTGCTGAAAGGCGAACTCAGTCAGGGCAGATTAACCGGTTATGATGTTATCGCCGGGGCCGGTCTGCAGTCAGGGCTATTCTACTCGATCAATAACCGCCAGAGACTGGGTTTGAATGCAGCCTGGATTGCTTTGGCAGGCGATGAGGTCGATGACCATTTCTCCGTAAATGCGACCTGGAACTGGAGCGTACGGCCTAATTTCGCTTTCAGGGCCAGCCTGAATTATCAGCAATGGCATCAGGAAGAAGTAAGCTCGCGCCTCAGTGCTTACTATTATTATTGA
- a CDS encoding amidoligase family protein gives MMAFKTPPLTTTDDGATRRVGFEIEFTGLTISAVTQIMQDTFGGELEKKSAVEYDLQTPEYGKFKVELDWEFLKNTALEAKLKDHGHEWVDFLHKIALSVVPIEIVTPPFPLDKLDHLDKLIPALRNAGAKGTDDSVIAAFGVHINPETPSLDVHTLHAYLKSFGLLQWCLDKAHDVNVSRKISPYIQLYTEDYVEVLLTKQYQTIDELMDDYLEHNPSRNRALDMLPLFASIDQDKVKQTVKDTKINPRPTFHYRLPDCLIENTHWSFASSWNIWHLVEVLAADPEALNFLARRFKAMSLPVIGVKRNDWIKEVKQWIKSRELE, from the coding sequence ATGATGGCTTTTAAAACTCCGCCTTTAACAACGACCGACGATGGCGCTACCCGCCGTGTTGGGTTCGAAATCGAGTTTACCGGGCTGACAATCAGCGCAGTGACACAAATTATGCAGGATACTTTCGGCGGTGAGCTAGAGAAGAAGTCCGCGGTTGAGTATGACTTGCAGACCCCAGAATATGGCAAGTTTAAAGTTGAGTTAGACTGGGAGTTCCTCAAGAACACCGCGCTGGAAGCCAAGCTTAAGGATCACGGACACGAGTGGGTCGATTTTTTACACAAAATTGCTCTATCAGTGGTACCTATAGAAATAGTTACTCCTCCATTCCCTCTCGATAAACTGGATCATTTAGATAAACTGATACCAGCCCTGAGAAATGCCGGGGCAAAAGGTACAGATGATTCTGTCATCGCCGCTTTTGGTGTTCACATTAATCCGGAAACCCCATCATTAGATGTTCACACCCTGCATGCCTATCTGAAATCGTTCGGACTATTACAGTGGTGCCTCGACAAAGCGCATGACGTTAACGTATCCCGCAAAATCAGCCCGTATATCCAGTTGTATACTGAAGATTACGTTGAAGTACTGCTCACCAAACAGTACCAGACTATCGATGAGCTGATGGATGATTACCTGGAACATAATCCAAGTCGCAACCGCGCTTTGGATATGCTGCCGCTGTTTGCGTCCATTGACCAAGACAAAGTCAAGCAGACGGTCAAAGACACCAAAATTAATCCAAGACCTACATTTCATTATCGCCTGCCCGACTGCTTGATCGAGAATACCCACTGGAGTTTTGCAAGCTCATGGAACATCTGGCATTTAGTTGAGGTATTGGCAGCAGACCCAGAAGCGTTAAACTTTTTAGCCCGCCGCTTTAAAGCAATGTCTCTGCCTGTAATCGGCGTGAAACGCAATGATTGGATCAAGGAAGTCAAACAGTGGATAAAAAGCCGAGAATTGGAGTAA
- a CDS encoding GNAT family N-acetyltransferase, protein MAVRFMLAQDVPAAALIHQVAFPRQQYSQQWLQCSFKAAPRTFCLVAEKRGEVVGYIIWAQKSGFRPQVVLELEQLAVEPSHQGQGIGRQLLTDSLPLVKEQLRNQGSTLKHILITTRADNRAQNLYRQALGAEVEATLSDLYSADEVIMIARHIDV, encoded by the coding sequence ATGGCAGTTCGTTTTATGTTGGCGCAGGATGTCCCCGCGGCCGCTCTGATCCATCAGGTGGCTTTTCCGCGTCAGCAATATTCACAGCAATGGCTCCAGTGCAGTTTTAAAGCCGCGCCACGTACGTTTTGTCTGGTCGCAGAGAAACGAGGGGAAGTGGTCGGTTATATCATCTGGGCGCAGAAAAGCGGCTTTCGTCCCCAGGTCGTGTTGGAACTGGAACAACTGGCCGTTGAACCCTCTCATCAGGGCCAGGGGATTGGTCGTCAGCTACTCACCGATTCCCTGCCTCTGGTCAAAGAGCAGTTACGTAATCAGGGTTCCACTCTGAAACATATCCTTATCACTACCCGGGCCGATAACCGGGCTCAGAATCTATATCGCCAGGCGTTGGGAGCGGAAGTCGAAGCGACCCTGAGCGATCTCTATAGCGCCGACGAAGTGATTATGATTGCCCGCCACATCGATGTGTAG
- a CDS encoding GNAT family N-acetyltransferase, translated as MKLSLRPATDADYLFAFELKKLCEQDVITRQFGWDEELQLELHRQEWRSGLPTLICADGIAVGTFRLHLHDDRFHFSRFFILPAYQNQGLGSEILTFVTKRCTQLQRACLLCCIQGNRATELYQRFGFKTYRQDCQFIHMKFQPTDD; from the coding sequence ATGAAGCTCTCCTTGCGCCCCGCGACCGATGCAGATTACCTGTTCGCGTTTGAACTCAAGAAACTGTGCGAGCAGGATGTCATCACCCGTCAATTTGGCTGGGATGAAGAATTGCAACTGGAGTTACATCGCCAGGAATGGCGTTCAGGCCTGCCGACCCTGATTTGTGCTGACGGGATTGCTGTCGGCACTTTTCGTCTTCATCTTCATGATGATCGTTTTCATTTTTCGCGCTTTTTTATTCTCCCCGCCTATCAAAACCAAGGCCTGGGCAGTGAAATACTGACATTCGTAACGAAACGTTGCACCCAGTTACAACGTGCCTGTCTGCTGTGCTGCATTCAGGGTAACCGTGCGACTGAGCTGTATCAACGTTTTGGATTCAAGACTTATCGTCAAGATTGTCAATTTATTCATATGAAATTTCAGCCAACCGATGATTAA
- the map gene encoding type I methionyl aminopeptidase, whose product MDRTVHIKNAQEIAQMRTAGKLLAQVFDMLDEFVIPGRSTMEINHRVEDFIVRTLGARPASKGQYGYPYAINSSVNEVACHGVPAPEQILSETDILNLDVTLEHEGFIVDCSKNYLMPNADAAARALVSASHQALWAGIRQVRPGAMLGDIGYTIQRFAESHGYSVVREYCGHGIGREMHEAPQVLHYGLPNRGLTLREGMVFTIEPILNLGGDKVYTRQDGWSVATSDNQLSAQSEHTVLVTATGYEVLTAQHPIGSPAA is encoded by the coding sequence ATGGACAGAACGGTACACATCAAAAACGCGCAGGAAATAGCCCAAATGCGTACAGCAGGCAAACTGCTGGCACAAGTGTTCGACATGCTTGATGAGTTCGTCATTCCCGGCCGTTCGACCATGGAAATCAATCATAGAGTTGAGGATTTTATTGTCCGGACTTTAGGTGCACGCCCTGCCAGCAAAGGGCAATATGGTTATCCCTATGCGATTAACAGCTCTGTTAATGAGGTTGCTTGCCACGGCGTGCCGGCCCCCGAACAGATCCTGAGCGAGACAGACATCCTCAATCTGGATGTCACACTCGAACATGAGGGTTTCATTGTTGATTGCAGCAAAAATTATCTCATGCCGAACGCCGATGCGGCCGCCAGAGCATTGGTCAGTGCGAGTCATCAGGCGTTGTGGGCAGGGATCAGGCAAGTCAGGCCCGGTGCCATGCTGGGCGACATTGGCTACACCATCCAGCGTTTTGCTGAATCACATGGTTACAGCGTTGTTCGCGAATACTGTGGGCACGGTATTGGCCGCGAAATGCACGAAGCACCGCAGGTTTTACATTACGGCCTGCCCAACCGCGGCCTGACACTGCGCGAAGGAATGGTATTTACCATCGAACCCATCCTCAATCTCGGCGGTGACAAAGTCTATACCCGGCAAGATGGCTGGAGCGTCGCGACTTCAGATAATCAACTCTCCGCCCAGTCAGAGCACACGGTACTGGTGACCGCCACTGGCTACGAAGTCCTTACCGCTCAGCATCCGATTGGCTCACCGGCAGCGTAA